A window of Ananas comosus cultivar F153 linkage group 4, ASM154086v1, whole genome shotgun sequence contains these coding sequences:
- the LOC109708882 gene encoding soluble inorganic pyrophosphatase 6, chloroplastic-like encodes MATAATAPAAAAAAALRRTRRRILPFSPRLQKRFASSSSSSSSSASSPRASFHRAFRVVEEGRPETLEHRFFFFPADPSANSRISPWHDIPLRAGDGALHCVVEIPRGTRAKMEVATTERHNPIKQDTRMGKLRYYPNNINWNYGMLPQTWEDPSFANTEIEGAFGDNDPVDVVEIGGMRVKIGDVIKVKPLAAVALIDEGELDWKIVAISLDHPRASLVNDANDVEKHFPGTLTAIREWYRDYKIPEGKPPNRFGFSNKALNKDYALEVITKTNESWRNLVEGSVPSGELSLV; translated from the exons atggcgacggcggcgactgcgcccgccgccgccgccgccgccgccctccgccgcaCGCGCCGCCGCATCCTCCCCTTCTCTCCCCGTCTCCAGAAGCgcttcgcctcctcctcctcctcctcctcctcctcggcgtcCTCCCCCCGCGCTTCTTTCCACCGCGCCTTTCGCGTCGTCGAGGAGGGCCGCCCCGAAACCCTAGAGCAcagattcttcttcttccccgcCGATCCCTCCGCAAACAGCAGGATCTCGCCGTGGCACGATATCCCCCTCCGCGCGGGGGACGGGGCCCTCCACTGCGTCGTGGAGATCCCCAGGGGCACCAGGGCGAAGATGGAGGTGGCGACCACGGAGCGCCATAACCCGATCAAGCAGGATACGAGGATGGGGAAGCTTCGATACTACCc GAACAACATAAATTGGAATTATGGAATGCTGCCGCAAACATGGGAAGACCCGTCTTTTGCGAATACAGAAATCGAAGGGGCTTTCGGGGATAATGATCCAG TCGATGTTGTTGAGATCGGCGGAATGCGCGTCAAGATTGGCGATGTTATAAAGGTGAAACCCTTAGCAGCAGTAGCTTTGATTGACGAAGGGGAGCTGGATTGGAAGATTGTTGCTATCTCATTAGATCACCCGAGAGCTTCTCTTGTGAATGATGCGAACGACGTCGAGAAGCACTTTCCG GGAACTCTTACTGCTATTAGGGAATGGTATAGAGATTACAAGATTCCTGAGGGAAAGCCGCCCAACCGATTCGGTTTCAGCAATAAGGCGTTAAACAAG GATTATGCTCTAGAGGTCATTACGAAGACAAATGAATCATGGAGAAACTTAGTGGAAGGGTCTGTTCCCTCCGGAGAGCTTTCCTTAGTGTGA